One window of the Trifolium pratense cultivar HEN17-A07 linkage group LG2, ARS_RC_1.1, whole genome shotgun sequence genome contains the following:
- the LOC123909524 gene encoding C2 and GRAM domain-containing protein At5g50170-like isoform X1: MLKKLYVCVLEAKDLPVKNSRVKLQLGKLKYKTRISRNTFNPIWNQEFVFKVVKDIAEEVLVATVVNDHSYGDVVDFVGEVRIPVGFDQEDNNKQILPPTWFSLQCSNKSARFFNKFSGKILLTISLHCKSRASSMNHKHSPNSTIADLDDLHTSSQPSFHKIRKMGEGKQLLKVIANRLDRIFNKKERNSKSVDCSETSNSLSDYEDSVEENSPPPCSFEEGIAVMETRDEQPESPENLPGGVLIDKIYAVSPYNLNVVLFAPNSQFRKDLAELQGTTNLQEGAWSWKGEDMSCLTRVVTYTKAASKLVKAVIATEEQTYIRVTKDEFVVLVSVCTPDVPYGNTFRVELLYKIMPGEEVSSGDESSHLVISWGIVFLQSTMMKGMIESGARQGLKESFDQFSNLLAQSFKVLDKQDLINKEHLLATLQTESQWNWWQAIAYFWNFTVVSTFFMVLYLLLHILRCGPSQPQGLEFRGIELPDSLGELVTSGILVIQLKRVYHMVSHFVQARFQMGTDHGMKAHGDGWVVTIALIEGVELAALESTGLSDPYVVFTCNGQTRSSSVKLETSDAQWNEILEFDAMEEPPSVLHVEVFDFDGPFDQDVSLGHAEINFLKHTSTELADMWVMLEGKLAQSAQSKLHLRIFLDNNKGVETIKDYLEKKEKEVGKKLNLPSPQRNSTFQKLFGLPPEEFLINDFTCSLKRKMHLQGRLFLSARIVGFYSNLFGHKTKFFFLWEDIENIQVLPPSLASLGSPTLVIILRRGRGIDARHGAKSQDEEGRLRFHFQSFVSFGSASRTIMALWRTRILNPYQKEHIMEEHEDQEVLVMPDDSRSILEDEEKMSSIYSAELPIKMGLVMEIFEGGNLEHKIMKRSGCINYDTTPWEPVKPDVRERRVSYQFNRNSSVFDVTSTQQKFPNTITGGLIVNEVMVLNGVPFSDHFRIHFRYEIEKSALSECACKCDVYIGIMWLRSSKFQQRLNRNITSKFKIRLEEIFELVQKEILLLSNNSHV; encoded by the exons ATGTTGAAGAAGTTATATGTATGTGTATTGGAAGCCAAAGACTTACCCGTAAAGAATTCTCGTGTGAAGCTTCAACTTGGAAAGCTCAAGTACAAGACAAGGATATCCAGAAACACGTTCAATCCCATTTGGAACCAGGAATTTGTTTTCAAGGTGGTGAAGGATATTGCAGAGGAAGTGCTTGTTGCCACTGTTGTTAATGATCACAGTTATGGTGATGTAGTGGATTTTGTCGGTGAAGTGCGGATTCCGGTTGGTTTTGATCAGGAGGATAATAACAAGCAAATATTGCCACCGACGTGGTTCTCCCTTCAATGTTCTAACAAGAGTGCCAGATTTTTCAACAAATTTTCTG GGAAGATTCTCCTTACAATTTCTCTTCATTGTAAAAGTCGTGCTTCTTCGATGAATCATAAGCATTCTCCAAACTCAACTATTGCAGACTTGGATGATCTTCACACTTCATCGCAGCCATCTTTTCATAAAATTCGTAAAATGGGTGAAGGCAAACAATTGTTGAAGGTTATTGCTAATCGTCTAGAtaggatttttaataaaaaggaaCGGAACTCAAAATCGGTGGATTGTTCAGAAACATCAAATTCATTATCTGATTATGAAGATAGTGTAGAAGAAAATTCACCCCCCCCATGTAGCTTTGAAGAAGGCATTGCAGTAATGGAAACAAGAGATGAACAACCAGAAAGTCCTGAAAATTTGCCGGGTGGTGTTCTAATAGATAAAATTTATGCAGTATCTCCATACAATCTTAATGTGGTTCTTTTCGCACCGAATTCTCAGTTTAGGAAAGATTTGGCAGAACTACAAGGGACAACAAATTTGCAAGAAGGGGCTTGGTCCTGGAAAGGTGAAGACATGTCTTGTTTGACTCGAGTTGTTACCTATACAAAAGCTGCTTCAAAATTAGTCAAGGCTGTTATTGCCACTGAGGAGCAAACCTATATTAGAGTGACCAAAGATGAATTTGTTGTACTTGTTAGTGTATGCACTCCTGATGTTCCATATGGGAATACATTTCGGGTTGAATTGCTTTACAAGATAATGCCTGGAGAAGAGGTGTCTTCTGGGGATGAATCCTCACATCTTGTGATATCATGGGGAATTGTCTTCCTACAAAGCACAATGATGAAAGGTATGATAGAGAGTGGAGCTAGACAAGGTTTGAAGGAGAGTTTTGATCAGTTTTCTAACCTACTTGCTCAAAGTTTCAAGGTACTAGATAAGCAAGATTTGATAAACAAAGAACACTTGTTGGCAACTTTGCAGACTGAAAGCCAGTGGAATTGGTGGCAGGCTATTGCATACTTCTGGAATTTCACAGTAGTTTCgacattttttatggttttgtatCTGTTGCTGCATATTTTAAGGTGTGGTCCTAGTCAACCTCAGGGTTTGGAGTTTAGAGGGATTGAACTGCCAGATAGCTTAGGAGAGCTAGTTACAAGTGGAATTTTAGTTATCCAGTTGAAACGTGTTTATCATATGGTATCTCACTTTGTGCAAGCTAGATTTCAAATGG GAACTGACCATGGCATGAAAGCACATGGGGATGGATGGGTTGTTACTATAGCTTTAATTGAGGGAGTTGAGCTGGCCGCATTGGAGTCAACAGGCCTGTCAGATCCCTATGTAGTTTTCACCTGTAATGGACAAACAAGGTCAAGCTCTGTCAAGCTTGAGACATCAGATGCTCAATGGAATG AGATATTAGAGTTTGATGCTATGGAAGAACCGCCGTCAGTTTTACATGTGGAAGTTTTTGATTTTGATGGTCCATTTGACCAAGATGTttcacttggacacgctgagaTCAATTTCCTAAAACACACATCAACAGAATTGGCAGACATGTGGGTCATGCTTGAAGGTAAGCTAGCGCAATCTGCTCAATCGAAGTTGCATTTGAGGATTTTCTTGGACAATAATAAAGGAGTTGAAACTATCAAGGATTACttggagaaaaaggaaaaggaagTAGGCAAAAAG TTGAATCTTCCATCACCTCAAAGGAATTCCACATTCCAGAAACTGTTTGGATTGCCTCCAGAAGAGTTCCTAATCAATGATTTCACATGTTCCCTGAAGAGAAAAATGCATTTACAG GGCCGGCTATTTCTTTCGGCAAGGATTGTAggattttattcaaatttatttggacataaaaccaaatttttcttCCTTTGGGAAGATATTGAAAACATTCAAGTGCTTCCTCCATCATTAGCATCATTAGGAAGCCCTACATTGGTCATAATTCTTCGAAGAGGAAGAGGTATCGATGCAAGGCATGGTGCCAAGTCACAAGATGAAGAAGGAAGGCTTAGGTTTCATTTTCAGTCATTTGTTTCTTTCGGTTCTGCATCCAG AACAATAATGGCCTTGTGGAGAACAAGAATACTGAACCCCTATCAGAAAGAACATATTATGGAGGAGCATGAAGATCAAGAAGTTTTGGTAATGCCTGATGACTCTAGATCTATCCTAGAGGATGAAGAAAAAATGTCCAGTATTTACTCTGCTGAACTGCCAATTAAG ATGGGATTAGTGATGGAAATTTTTGAGGGAGGAAACCTAGAGCATAAGATTATGAAGAGAAGTGGTTGTATAAACTATGACACTACACCTTGGGAACCAGTAAAACCTGATGTTCGCGAAAGGCGTGTTTCTTACCAATTTAATCGAAATTCATCGGTGTTTGATGTAACAAGCACACAACAAAAGTTTCCAAATACAATCACAGGAGGTTTGATTGTGAATGAAGTTATGGTCCTTAATGGTGTCCCATTTTCCGATCACTTCCGT ATTCATTTTAGGTACGAAATTGAGAAATCAGCTCTTAGTGAATGTGCTTGCAAGTGTGATGTATACATTGGCATTATGTGGCTTAGGAGCTCTAAGTTTCAGCAAAGGCTCAATCGGAACATAACATCCAAGTTTAAAATTCGACTTGAGGAAATATTTGAACTGGTGCAGAAAGAGATTTTGTTGCTGTCTAACAACTCGCATGTGTAA
- the LOC123909524 gene encoding C2 and GRAM domain-containing protein At5g50170-like isoform X2: MNHKHSPNSTIADLDDLHTSSQPSFHKIRKMGEGKQLLKVIANRLDRIFNKKERNSKSVDCSETSNSLSDYEDSVEENSPPPCSFEEGIAVMETRDEQPESPENLPGGVLIDKIYAVSPYNLNVVLFAPNSQFRKDLAELQGTTNLQEGAWSWKGEDMSCLTRVVTYTKAASKLVKAVIATEEQTYIRVTKDEFVVLVSVCTPDVPYGNTFRVELLYKIMPGEEVSSGDESSHLVISWGIVFLQSTMMKGMIESGARQGLKESFDQFSNLLAQSFKVLDKQDLINKEHLLATLQTESQWNWWQAIAYFWNFTVVSTFFMVLYLLLHILRCGPSQPQGLEFRGIELPDSLGELVTSGILVIQLKRVYHMVSHFVQARFQMGTDHGMKAHGDGWVVTIALIEGVELAALESTGLSDPYVVFTCNGQTRSSSVKLETSDAQWNEILEFDAMEEPPSVLHVEVFDFDGPFDQDVSLGHAEINFLKHTSTELADMWVMLEGKLAQSAQSKLHLRIFLDNNKGVETIKDYLEKKEKEVGKKLNLPSPQRNSTFQKLFGLPPEEFLINDFTCSLKRKMHLQGRLFLSARIVGFYSNLFGHKTKFFFLWEDIENIQVLPPSLASLGSPTLVIILRRGRGIDARHGAKSQDEEGRLRFHFQSFVSFGSASRTIMALWRTRILNPYQKEHIMEEHEDQEVLVMPDDSRSILEDEEKMSSIYSAELPIKMGLVMEIFEGGNLEHKIMKRSGCINYDTTPWEPVKPDVRERRVSYQFNRNSSVFDVTSTQQKFPNTITGGLIVNEVMVLNGVPFSDHFRIHFRYEIEKSALSECACKCDVYIGIMWLRSSKFQQRLNRNITSKFKIRLEEIFELVQKEILLLSNNSHV, translated from the exons ATGAATCATAAGCATTCTCCAAACTCAACTATTGCAGACTTGGATGATCTTCACACTTCATCGCAGCCATCTTTTCATAAAATTCGTAAAATGGGTGAAGGCAAACAATTGTTGAAGGTTATTGCTAATCGTCTAGAtaggatttttaataaaaaggaaCGGAACTCAAAATCGGTGGATTGTTCAGAAACATCAAATTCATTATCTGATTATGAAGATAGTGTAGAAGAAAATTCACCCCCCCCATGTAGCTTTGAAGAAGGCATTGCAGTAATGGAAACAAGAGATGAACAACCAGAAAGTCCTGAAAATTTGCCGGGTGGTGTTCTAATAGATAAAATTTATGCAGTATCTCCATACAATCTTAATGTGGTTCTTTTCGCACCGAATTCTCAGTTTAGGAAAGATTTGGCAGAACTACAAGGGACAACAAATTTGCAAGAAGGGGCTTGGTCCTGGAAAGGTGAAGACATGTCTTGTTTGACTCGAGTTGTTACCTATACAAAAGCTGCTTCAAAATTAGTCAAGGCTGTTATTGCCACTGAGGAGCAAACCTATATTAGAGTGACCAAAGATGAATTTGTTGTACTTGTTAGTGTATGCACTCCTGATGTTCCATATGGGAATACATTTCGGGTTGAATTGCTTTACAAGATAATGCCTGGAGAAGAGGTGTCTTCTGGGGATGAATCCTCACATCTTGTGATATCATGGGGAATTGTCTTCCTACAAAGCACAATGATGAAAGGTATGATAGAGAGTGGAGCTAGACAAGGTTTGAAGGAGAGTTTTGATCAGTTTTCTAACCTACTTGCTCAAAGTTTCAAGGTACTAGATAAGCAAGATTTGATAAACAAAGAACACTTGTTGGCAACTTTGCAGACTGAAAGCCAGTGGAATTGGTGGCAGGCTATTGCATACTTCTGGAATTTCACAGTAGTTTCgacattttttatggttttgtatCTGTTGCTGCATATTTTAAGGTGTGGTCCTAGTCAACCTCAGGGTTTGGAGTTTAGAGGGATTGAACTGCCAGATAGCTTAGGAGAGCTAGTTACAAGTGGAATTTTAGTTATCCAGTTGAAACGTGTTTATCATATGGTATCTCACTTTGTGCAAGCTAGATTTCAAATGG GAACTGACCATGGCATGAAAGCACATGGGGATGGATGGGTTGTTACTATAGCTTTAATTGAGGGAGTTGAGCTGGCCGCATTGGAGTCAACAGGCCTGTCAGATCCCTATGTAGTTTTCACCTGTAATGGACAAACAAGGTCAAGCTCTGTCAAGCTTGAGACATCAGATGCTCAATGGAATG AGATATTAGAGTTTGATGCTATGGAAGAACCGCCGTCAGTTTTACATGTGGAAGTTTTTGATTTTGATGGTCCATTTGACCAAGATGTttcacttggacacgctgagaTCAATTTCCTAAAACACACATCAACAGAATTGGCAGACATGTGGGTCATGCTTGAAGGTAAGCTAGCGCAATCTGCTCAATCGAAGTTGCATTTGAGGATTTTCTTGGACAATAATAAAGGAGTTGAAACTATCAAGGATTACttggagaaaaaggaaaaggaagTAGGCAAAAAG TTGAATCTTCCATCACCTCAAAGGAATTCCACATTCCAGAAACTGTTTGGATTGCCTCCAGAAGAGTTCCTAATCAATGATTTCACATGTTCCCTGAAGAGAAAAATGCATTTACAG GGCCGGCTATTTCTTTCGGCAAGGATTGTAggattttattcaaatttatttggacataaaaccaaatttttcttCCTTTGGGAAGATATTGAAAACATTCAAGTGCTTCCTCCATCATTAGCATCATTAGGAAGCCCTACATTGGTCATAATTCTTCGAAGAGGAAGAGGTATCGATGCAAGGCATGGTGCCAAGTCACAAGATGAAGAAGGAAGGCTTAGGTTTCATTTTCAGTCATTTGTTTCTTTCGGTTCTGCATCCAG AACAATAATGGCCTTGTGGAGAACAAGAATACTGAACCCCTATCAGAAAGAACATATTATGGAGGAGCATGAAGATCAAGAAGTTTTGGTAATGCCTGATGACTCTAGATCTATCCTAGAGGATGAAGAAAAAATGTCCAGTATTTACTCTGCTGAACTGCCAATTAAG ATGGGATTAGTGATGGAAATTTTTGAGGGAGGAAACCTAGAGCATAAGATTATGAAGAGAAGTGGTTGTATAAACTATGACACTACACCTTGGGAACCAGTAAAACCTGATGTTCGCGAAAGGCGTGTTTCTTACCAATTTAATCGAAATTCATCGGTGTTTGATGTAACAAGCACACAACAAAAGTTTCCAAATACAATCACAGGAGGTTTGATTGTGAATGAAGTTATGGTCCTTAATGGTGTCCCATTTTCCGATCACTTCCGT ATTCATTTTAGGTACGAAATTGAGAAATCAGCTCTTAGTGAATGTGCTTGCAAGTGTGATGTATACATTGGCATTATGTGGCTTAGGAGCTCTAAGTTTCAGCAAAGGCTCAATCGGAACATAACATCCAAGTTTAAAATTCGACTTGAGGAAATATTTGAACTGGTGCAGAAAGAGATTTTGTTGCTGTCTAACAACTCGCATGTGTAA